The Oncorhynchus tshawytscha isolate Ot180627B linkage group LG05, Otsh_v2.0, whole genome shotgun sequence genome includes a window with the following:
- the LOC112250133 gene encoding acid sphingomyelinase-like phosphodiesterase 3a: MGVVSNLLFGLLSNVLLIYAAPLSPVNSIHLTSIGRFWHISDLHLDPTYHVTDDHTKVCFSSKGVPASNPGLFGDFMCDSPYQLILSAFQHMKQVAPQPEFMIWTGDSPPHVPPGELSTDVVIQVISNMTQTIREFFPDMLVYPALGNHDYWPQDQLPTSTNDIYQAAAKLWEPWLKPEALVTLREGGFYSQMVQPKLRLISLNTILYYSPNKVTVNMSDPAGQFRWLQDTLEASAQSREKVIVIAHVPVGYLPFARNTTAVREAYNERLVKIFRDYSDIISGHFYGHTHRDSIMVLQDQQGEPVNSLFVTPAVTPIKSAEEPYSNNPAFRMYHYDPQDYRLLDIWQYYLNLTEANQEKRSDWKLEYVMTEAFGLKDIQPHSLFKLVLSFEMQQSKAFQKYFSHFMVSYDDTIVCDGACKLTQICAVQSLDRASYSKCIEKGH, encoded by the exons ATGGGGGTCGTGTCCAATCTTCTATTTGGGCTGCTGTCCAACGTGCTGCTGATTTACGCGGCGCCACTTTCACCTGTAAATAGCATTCACCTGACAAGCATAG GGAGATTCTGGCACATCTCTGATCTGCATTTGGACCCCACGTACCATGTGACTGATGACCACACCAAAGTGTGTTTCTCCTCTAAGGGTGTCCCAGCCTCAAACCCTGGTCTGTTTGGAGATTTCATGTGTGATTCTCCCTACCAGCTCATCCTGTCAGCCTTTCAGCACATGAAACAAGTGGCCCCACAGCCGGAGTTTATGATCTGGACAGG agaCAGCCCTCCACATGTCCCTCCAGGGGAGCTGTCCACAGACGTGGTAATCCAAGTCATCAGCAACATGACTCAAACCATCAGGGAGTTCTTTCCAGACATGCTAGTGTACCCCGCCCTTGGGAATCATGACTACTGGCCACAG GATCAACTTCCGACATCCACTAATGATATTTACCAGGCTGCAGCCAAACTGTGGGAGCCTTGGTTAAAGCCAGAAGCCCTTGTAACTCTCAGAGAAG GTGGATTTTACTCTCAGATGGTACAGCCCAAGCTGCGACTGATAAGCCTGAACACTATCCTATACTATAGCCCTAATAAAGTGACAGTGAATATGAGTGACCCGGCTGGACAGTTCCGGTGGCTGCAGGACACCCTGGAAGCATCTGCTCAGAGCAGGGAGAAG GTCATTGTAATTGCTCATGTTCCAGTGGGTTACTTGCCCTTTGCCAGGAACACCACCGCCGTCAGAGAAGCCTACAATGAGAGACTTGTGAAGATCTTTCGTGACTACAGTGACATCATCTCAGGGCATTTCTATGGccacactcacagagacagcataATGGTCTTGCAGGACCAACAAG GGGAACCGGTTAATTCCCTGTTTGTCACACCGGCTGTTACTCCAATCAAGAGTGCAGAAGAGCCATACTCCAACAACCCAGCCTTCCGCATGTACCACTATGACCCGCAGGACTACAGGCTGCTG gaTATTTGGCAGTACTACTTGAATCTCACCGAAGCCAACCAAGAAAAAAGATCTGACTGGAAACTTGAATATGTAATGACTGAAGCGTTTGGATTAAAGGACATTCAACCACACAGCCTGTTTAAACTTGTCTTGAGTTTTGAAATGCAGCAAAGCAAAGCATTTCAAAAGTATTTTAGCCATTTTATGGTGAGCTATGATGATACCATTGTGTGTGATGGGGCCTGCAAGCTGACTCAGATCTGTGCGGTGCAGTCCTTAGACCGTGCCTCCTAttccaaatgtattgaaaagGGACATTAA
- the LOC112250134 gene encoding fatty acid-binding protein, brain, producing MVDAFCATWKLVDSDNFDEYMKALGVGFATRQVGNVTKPTVIIAKEGDKVVVKTQSTFKNTEISFKLGEEFDEATADDRNCKSTVSLDGDKLAHVQKWDGKETKFVREVKDGKLVMTLTFEDIVAVRTYEKA from the exons ATGGTTGATGCCTTCTGTGCCACCTGGAAACTGGTCGACAGTGACAACTTCGATGAGTACATGAAAGCACTTG GTGTTGGTTTTGCAACAAGGCAGGTCGGAAATGTGACCAAACCAACCGTTATCATCGCAAAAGAGGGGGACAAAGTGGTCGTTAAAACCCAGAGTACTTTCAAGAACACTGAAATATCCTTCAAACTGGGAGAGGAGTTTGATGAAGCCACTGCAGATGACAGAAACTGTAAA TCCACTGTGAGCTTGGATGGAGATAAACTTGCTCATGTTCAGAAGTGGGACGGCAAGGAGACCAAGTTTGTGAGAGAAGTCAAGGATGGGAAATTGGTCATG ACTCTTACATTTGAAGACATTGTGGCAGTGCGTACCTATGAGAAGGCATGA
- the LOC112250135 gene encoding cAMP-dependent protein kinase inhibitor beta produces MTDVEPVVTDFAATGRTGRRNAVPDITGAGPADLSDKLAELSVVDDGGEGGECTSSGSPPNCPIEGEEKAEGT; encoded by the exons ATGACTGATGTGGAGCCTGTTGTCACTGATTTTGCAGCCACGGGGAGGACTGGCAGGAGGAACGCTGTACCTGATATCACTGGGGCAGGGCCTGCTGACCTGTCAGACAAACTAGCAGAGCTCTCTGTTGTAG AtgatggaggagaaggtggagagtGCACGTCCTCTGGAAGCCCACCGAATTGCCCTATAGAGGGTGAGGAGAAGGCGGAGGGGACGTAA